The genome window AGACAGGCGGCAATCACCAAGGAAATCCTTGAAATTGTCTCCGGCGCGAATGCACTTAAGGGCTGATAATACTCAACCCTGATGTTTGAAGAACTCTCTCAAAAGTTAGATAAAGCCCTAAAGAAAATCACCGGACAGGGCAAGATTACCGAAGCAAATGTTTCGGATACCGTCCGTGAGATAAGGCGTATCCTGCTTGATGCGGACGTTAACTTTAAGGTAACAAAAGAGTTTATTGAGCGGGTAACCGCTAAAGCCATGGGTACTGAAGTGCTTACTTCTATTACCCCGGCTCAGCTTATCACAAAAATTATTTATGATGAGCTGGTTGAACTTCTTGGAAGCGAGAATGCTGATATTAAGCTGAACTCTTCCGGAGTAACCGTCATAATGCTGGTAGGGCTGCAGGGCTCGGGTAAAACCACCTTCGCGGGTAAACTTGCCAGGAAGATGACCAAACTCGGAAGAAAGCCTCTTCTCGCCGCGGCCGATATATACAGGCCTGCGGCAATAGAGCAGCTGAAGATTCTCGGTTACTCTATTTCTGTTCCGGTATTTTCACTTGAGGTGAAGGATGCCCGGAAAATAGCCGAAGATGCACTTGCTTACGCAAAGAGCAACGGTCATGATACTCTTATTATTGATACTGCAGGACGTCTGCACATCGATAATGAGTTGATGGCTGAAGTCGTTGATATCAGGAATCTTGTGGAGCCTCACGAGGTTCTTTTTGTTGTTGATTCCATGACCGGTCAGGATGCCGTGAATTCCGCGAA of Ignavibacteriales bacterium contains these proteins:
- the ffh gene encoding signal recognition particle protein; amino-acid sequence: MFEELSQKLDKALKKITGQGKITEANVSDTVREIRRILLDADVNFKVTKEFIERVTAKAMGTEVLTSITPAQLITKIIYDELVELLGSENADIKLNSSGVTVIMLVGLQGSGKTTFAGKLARKMTKLGRKPLLAAADIYRPAAIEQLKILGYSISVPVFSLEVKDARKIAEDALAYAKSNGHDTLIIDTAGRLHIDNELMAEVVDIRNLVEPHEVLFVVDSMTGQDAVNSAKAFNDQVGFDGMVLTKLDGDSRGGCALSIRAVVGKPIKFISNGEKLDAVDNFYPDRLASRILGKGDVISLVEKAQQHFEEIDTEKLEAKLRKNQFDFDDFLSQIKLLKKLGPVSSLMSMIPGMSNMKNAKVDEKAFIRIEAIINSMTPHERSTPKVLNGSRRKRIARGSGTTLQDVNRLLKQFQEMQTMISRLNRSGFNPKGMLPKNFKLN